From the genome of Cytobacillus firmus, one region includes:
- a CDS encoding DEAD/DEAH box helicase, with translation MKVRKNLPEIMKQLISEQQYKENIVHWHTIEEKEAKTASLPENIHPSLKGALQKRGISRLYTHQKTSYQTAMNGDSLVAVTPTASGKTLCYNLPVLQTIVNDPDARALYMFPTKALAQDQKSEINEIIQESGLDINSYTYDGDTPANIRQKVRRAGHVVITNPDMLHSAILPHHTKWVSLFENLKYVVIDELHIYRGVFGSHVANVIRRLRRICRFYGSDPIFICTSATIANPLELAEKLTEKPMKLVNNNGAPSGKKHFVFYNPPIVNKPLNIRRSATLEARKLAGELLKNKIQTIVFARSRVRVEILLTYLQELVKHKLGPKAIRGYRGGYLPTQRREIEKGLRSGEIYGVISTNALELGVDIGQLQVCVMTGYPGTIASSWQQAGRAGRRHGESLVIMVASYSPLDQYVIQNPDYFFNKSPETARINPDNLIILVDHIKCAAYELPFNAGERFGTFETEEVLEYLAEERVLHQNGDKFYWMKDSFPAHNISLRSASQENVIIIDQSDIANVKVIGEMDRFSAMTLLHDEAIYLHQGTQFQVEMLDWEEKKAFVREVDVDYFTDANLAVELKVLEQDKIRSSSIGEIGFGDVSVVAMATIFKKIKFETHENIGSGPITLPEEELHTSSTWLSFNRESLNYKQDRLEQGLIGTAHALKHIVPLFVMCDPQDVHVIPKVKAAHNEKPTIFFYDRYPGGVGLSEKIFGGIEHIMHETMEMVSRCACDHGCPSCIGTDTSSEKAKKDVLRILGSFKNGVNSAGDRIVH, from the coding sequence ATGAAAGTGCGAAAAAATTTGCCTGAAATCATGAAACAGCTTATATCTGAACAGCAATATAAAGAGAATATTGTCCATTGGCACACAATAGAAGAAAAAGAGGCTAAGACTGCCAGCCTTCCGGAAAACATTCATCCATCCTTAAAGGGTGCACTCCAAAAAAGGGGCATTTCAAGGCTTTATACACATCAGAAAACATCTTATCAGACAGCCATGAATGGGGACAGTCTGGTAGCTGTTACTCCAACGGCATCTGGAAAAACGCTTTGCTACAACCTTCCAGTCCTGCAGACGATCGTAAATGATCCAGATGCAAGGGCGCTTTATATGTTTCCGACAAAAGCATTGGCTCAGGACCAAAAAAGCGAAATCAATGAAATCATCCAGGAGTCCGGATTGGATATAAATTCCTATACATATGACGGGGATACACCGGCAAACATCCGGCAAAAAGTTCGCAGGGCCGGGCATGTAGTTATAACAAATCCCGACATGCTTCACTCGGCAATATTGCCTCACCATACAAAGTGGGTATCCTTGTTTGAAAATTTAAAGTATGTGGTCATAGATGAACTTCATATTTACAGAGGGGTATTTGGCAGTCATGTAGCAAATGTTATTCGCCGCCTTAGACGAATTTGCCGTTTTTATGGCAGCGACCCCATTTTTATCTGTACATCTGCAACAATAGCCAATCCTCTGGAGCTGGCAGAAAAGCTTACTGAAAAGCCGATGAAACTCGTGAATAATAATGGAGCTCCAAGCGGGAAGAAACATTTTGTATTTTATAATCCTCCAATCGTCAATAAACCGCTGAATATCAGAAGAAGTGCAACTCTCGAAGCGAGAAAGCTCGCAGGAGAACTTCTGAAAAATAAAATCCAGACCATTGTATTTGCAAGAAGCAGGGTCAGAGTCGAAATCCTGCTGACGTACCTCCAGGAGCTTGTCAAACATAAACTGGGGCCTAAAGCAATTCGGGGTTATAGAGGCGGTTATTTGCCAACCCAGAGACGGGAAATTGAAAAAGGACTGCGTTCAGGGGAGATCTATGGAGTTATCAGCACAAATGCCCTTGAACTGGGAGTGGATATCGGACAGCTGCAGGTTTGTGTCATGACCGGATACCCCGGTACCATTGCCAGCTCATGGCAGCAGGCTGGACGTGCAGGCAGAAGGCATGGTGAATCGCTTGTCATTATGGTGGCAAGCTACAGTCCGCTGGATCAATATGTTATTCAGAATCCTGATTACTTTTTTAATAAAAGTCCTGAAACAGCCAGAATTAACCCGGATAACCTTATTATTCTCGTTGATCATATCAAATGTGCAGCCTATGAGCTCCCTTTTAATGCCGGGGAACGTTTTGGCACTTTTGAAACTGAAGAGGTATTGGAATACCTGGCGGAGGAAAGGGTGCTTCATCAGAACGGTGACAAATTTTATTGGATGAAAGACTCATTTCCTGCCCACAACATCAGTCTTCGTTCAGCATCACAGGAGAATGTTATCATAATTGATCAGTCAGATATTGCGAATGTAAAAGTAATTGGTGAAATGGACCGCTTTTCCGCTATGACCCTTCTCCACGATGAGGCAATCTATCTTCATCAGGGAACCCAGTTTCAGGTGGAAATGCTTGATTGGGAAGAGAAGAAGGCATTTGTCCGGGAAGTGGATGTAGACTATTTTACGGATGCTAATCTGGCAGTAGAGCTCAAAGTGCTTGAGCAAGATAAAATCAGGTCGTCATCCATTGGAGAGATTGGCTTTGGGGATGTCAGTGTTGTAGCAATGGCAACAATATTTAAAAAAATTAAGTTTGAAACACATGAAAATATTGGATCCGGTCCAATAACACTTCCTGAAGAAGAGCTCCATACAAGCTCAACCTGGCTTTCGTTTAACCGGGAATCCTTGAATTATAAACAGGACCGGCTTGAACAGGGACTCATTGGAACAGCACATGCGCTCAAGCATATTGTGCCGTTATTTGTTATGTGCGATCCTCAGGACGTTCATGTTATCCCGAAAGTGAAAGCTGCCCATAATGAAAAGCCGACGATCTTTTTCTACGACAGGTATCCTGGCGGTGTAGGGTTAAGTGAGAAAATTTTCGGGGGAATCGAACATATCATGCACGAAACGATGGAAATGGTCAGCAGATGTGCATGTGACCATGGCTGTCCTTCCTGCATAGGAACAGATACCTCATCAGAAAAGGCCAAAAAAGACGTACTCAGGATTCTCGGCTCTTTTAAAAATGGCGTTAATAGCGCAGGTGATAGAATTGTCCATTAA
- a CDS encoding ABC transporter permease subunit, which produces MLQSILKSTGVFMLIVIGFILILFLPREKEVTFLSAFQIEADYPFSFELYLERIEDFTDHILTEKGLGEARTGRPVSEEAGIFVARSLKIVLPAFIFSMLLGTLMGAVQFHRRTKFTGKLQNFLSWMFSSIPDFFLFIAIQYLFILMMQHGLPHFKLYGHENWYSFLLPLISLSLFPFLHMSRFTSAALENEMGEEYVRTAYAKGLGDFKALLHMLWNCWSPMMNQAQMVMLYILSSLPIIEKLAGYNGAGKELLFSISSNDEIKALSLMLPFLFIMFLTIILSQTAKLWLVQKERV; this is translated from the coding sequence GTGCTGCAAAGTATTTTAAAATCAACAGGTGTATTTATGTTAATTGTCATTGGATTTATCCTGATTCTTTTTCTTCCAAGAGAAAAGGAAGTAACCTTTTTATCGGCCTTTCAAATTGAAGCAGATTACCCCTTCAGTTTTGAACTATATCTGGAAAGAATAGAAGATTTCACAGACCATATTTTAACTGAAAAAGGATTAGGGGAAGCCCGCACCGGACGCCCCGTTAGTGAAGAAGCTGGAATATTCGTGGCGCGCAGCTTAAAAATTGTTCTGCCTGCTTTCATTTTCAGCATGCTTCTTGGCACATTAATGGGTGCTGTCCAATTTCACCGGAGAACAAAGTTCACCGGGAAACTGCAGAATTTTCTTTCCTGGATGTTTTCTTCCATACCCGATTTTTTTCTGTTTATTGCCATACAGTATCTTTTCATTCTGATGATGCAGCATGGACTTCCGCACTTTAAGCTATATGGACATGAAAATTGGTATAGCTTTTTATTGCCGCTCATTTCATTATCCTTGTTTCCATTTTTGCACATGTCCCGTTTTACATCGGCTGCTCTTGAAAATGAAATGGGCGAAGAGTATGTGCGCACAGCATATGCAAAAGGGCTTGGCGACTTCAAAGCACTTCTTCACATGCTATGGAATTGCTGGTCCCCCATGATGAACCAGGCGCAGATGGTGATGCTCTATATCCTATCCAGTCTCCCAATCATTGAAAAGCTGGCAGGCTACAATGGGGCAGGCAAGGAACTTCTATTCAGCATATCATCTAATGATGAAATTAAGGCACTGTCCCTGATGCTTCCCTTTCTCTTCATCATGTTTTTAACTATTATCCTTTCACAGACAGCAAAATTATGGCTCGTCCAAAAGGAAAGGGTGTGA